DNA sequence from the Vanessa tameamea isolate UH-Manoa-2023 chromosome 21, ilVanTame1 primary haplotype, whole genome shotgun sequence genome:
ATGGGCCGGTTGGATTTATGGAAGATATTAAACGCAGTATGTATTTACAATTAGCTTGATTCAATTAATACAAACAAAGATCAATATCAGTAGAATTACGCTGTGAGAACAAACTCGAACTCACTGTAATAAACGATTGTGAAATGTCAGATAGATTTAAGCCGTTAACTTTAAGAAAGTTTTTAACACTCAAGTGTAAACGAAGTGACTTCTTACACAATAAAACagaatatttaacacaatataaTGTGTTTACGTAATTAAATTCTAACACTGGCTATCTGATTGACAACTGACAGCTAATACTGCTGAACCTATATCGGTTTATCTTGAAGCATGAAATCGGACTTTCTTGGATAACGTTGTGGAGCTATgaactttaaacaatatttcacgTTATAAATTCTCAATAGTTACCTgagtaaatatttgtgttttcttAGCCTATCTAATCGTATAATTGTTTTCTTAtctaattatatgattatttcctttaaaaggttttattgatttcatataGAAATGTTGATGTATAAAACTAGAAGACGTTGAAAGGAACTTTTTTGCCGCCAATATGGCCGACGCTGCCTAAATTCCTACGTCACCtctgaaatattaatactattgaaTTGAAGGATTTAAAAAAGTCTGCAACGGCACTATATCATTTAAAAGTGGAGGAGACTTAAATCATTTAAGTTTTATCGCTATTGGATATCTACCTTACATAGGTGTTATAATCGAAGCTTAAATTATCAGGTACAAGCCGTGTTTCCGGAGGATGGCCGGCCCAGGAGGGTCAATTTCCATATCAAGTCAGTATCCGCATGGTGAACATCGAGGGAGTCGTTTCATCCTGCGGAGGTTCCATCCTAAACAATGAGTGGATCATCACTTCAGCTCACTGTCTCGCCCTGTAAGcaaaatacatacacacatcCATACTAAACATTGTGATTaccttaaaatttattgaaaagatACGCAGtcaatgaatacataatattaatactgcGTGTTGCCTCTGAAATATCAATTTCGGTGATGTAGATGGAACTACATTAAATTCTTTCGCTAATAATACAGAAATTACAACTACTTATTAATTCAttgtcgatttttttaatttaagcttcTTTAGTAGCTATTATTTTGGTGTAAATTTGACTGATTGTGTTATCACTATAATGCTGTAGTCTTTGTTAACtactaagtattatttacaaagtcCGTCGATCCTACTTATACACAGCCTTCTGCTATCCTGTCAAATATTATTGGTCATCATCAAAGACaataagatttagacatagacaattttactactttttactaattgatATATTCCTCACACTGATGTAGTTTAGTAAAAAGGCAAAACTTAAAACCATAACCGGATATGacgtaaaattttttttaaaatgcaaaaaggatttttaattagtttgcaCTTTctgtattaacatttaataacaattatatatgtatgtatgacctGTATCCAtaaccttaaaattaatataactttgcAAACATAATATGCAATTATCATAAACAAATCTATTATaatcaaatgattatttttataaaaaaaaaattaaattttattttttcagtcgTCCATCATATATAGTTCGCTTGGGTACCACAGACCTTCATCGTCCCGCGTACATGCTGGAGCATTCGATAAGGGACGCCATTCTTCATCCAGATTTTGATTTGAGCAATGCCAATCGTGTTCAACCCCCTGACATAGCTGTACTGAAGTTGAGCATAAGCATTCCATATGGACGTAAGTATTCTAAGTACATTATTGGAGACTTTATTGTAGTATCATAGAATATAATACCGttataagcaatattaatcagattaaaaatatattgagtttaGTAACTTGACCGACcagaaataaatcattaattactaCTTATGACTCTTCTGCCACCAcatagcaatacttagcattgttttgtttcagtttgaagagtaagtgttAAGTAACTATAGGCACAGTGCACAACATCAGTTCCCAGGGTTGTTGGcgcaattttatcatttaaggaattgttaatatttcttacagtgtcaacgTGATTAGGCAGTAATAACCAAAAGaggacagacggacagacagacaaaataacTCTAAATAGCACGATACCTAAATGAAAGTGGTCCCTTTCATAGGTCCCTTTCTTTTTGAGGATATGGTTTGAAGCTTATACCACCGCGCTGTTCCATTGAATATATCACATGAGTGGTAGAATTTTATCCAACACATTTAGGCTTTCGAACACGTGGCAGtgaaagtaataaattactaaGCAAATGAGCCTGGGCCACAAATGCTGTAGAatgataatacatatttattatgttgtattCCTGCAGCTACCATCCAGCCTATTCGCCTTCAGAGCTCAGAACAGAAGGATTACAACTACGAGGATCAAGTTGTCATAGTCAGCGGTTTTGGGTACCACGATGATTCatggaatggtaaatattaatcttaaatttgAAGCGCTGTATCTCAAAAATGCAACAACGTAAAACCTTTattagttacattaaaattattttaattgatctttttaatatctacctatataaaatttaagtaatatatactcCAAAGTACTCGCTCGCTAACCATTATACTACAAACCtaactatttcaaataaataaaaattttctcAAATTTCTTTCAAGCGTCTCAACGCTCCAACTCATAAAAAACCATTTTTCCTTTATGtcctttgaatatatttttttaggtggAAAAATCTCTGATCACCTCCTCTGGACCAAGCTCAGAGCACTGAGCAACGAAGAGTGCAGTACctattttaacaatgttttcCCCTCTACTGTGTGTGCTCGCCATTACAATCATACTAATCAATCCGCCTGTCATGTAAGTGTTACAGATCTCTAATATCAAATGTTAatggatattaatatttatttacgtagagtaaattataaacaatacagTTGAGGTCATTGAGATATTCAGTCGCCTATCAATAATTGCTCaatcttcatcttcatcatcatcaaaccATCACCTGTGGACGTATATATACTTCGGCTTGATATTTTCCATTACTACCAAAAAACAATAgactaatataatacttatcttAATTAACTATATTTCGAGATATAATCTAaaactaaatgtaaaatatgattttttaaatatactttatgtgaaactatataaaaaattacagggTGACAGCGGTGGTCCATTGACTGTCGTAGACAAAGATGGTGAGCCAACTATGATAGGTATAGTGCATTACGCTTCCTGGAGAGGATGCACCAGCGAATGGCCTACAGGTAACATTTCTCCAATTATTTTTAGATCACGATACATTTTTTCGAGGATAAAGACTAATGCTTTTAAAAGGCATTGATTGACGTTCTGAAGACTCGATGCGTCTATTAaagttactattataaaaatcaatattaagaaataagcGTAATTTTATACTCTGTTCTTGTTTTTGAAGATTAGATTCCAATTCAAATTATACATAGaaaaaattattctatttaaacaGCTGCCTTTTGCCgtgtccatattttttttagacattTGCTGTTACCTTGTTATTATGTAACAAACTAGAGTATTATAGAATACAATTGATGATACTGAAATCTTTATTTCACACGATAAGCATTTCTTAGAACTGTACCATAAATGTGGAATATATTCAAGTTTTTACTTTCGCAGCGTACGTTCGTCCCGGACACTTCCATAATTGGCTGAATCAAGCTACCGGGATTAACTTTGACTGGAGTTATGCCGAAATTGAAGACACATCAAATacctttatttcaataaataagtaaactgcttaacaattatttgatactaacctaacctaacaattTCTTaggattttcaaataaataatacagcaATTGGGTTTTatgtttgaatttgaattaaaccATACGTAAATAATAGATacctaattaaactttatattaaagtttggGATTGGAATATCTTACGATTGAATGtttgatatttgtattgatatattgTACTGGTTTAATTGAAATTTCGAGAATTCGACATTTCAAACAACCATTtactaatgaaaatatttttttctgcaaTTGCAACTGAAAATCtatacctactaatattttaaataggaaaGTCACTGTCTGATTGTCGACTACTTCGTTACAACTAAGCCAACGAACCGATCACAATGAAGTTTAACATTGAGctagaaaattatatatgataaagaTTAACGGGAAAACTGATGCAAACGGAGTGGCGGGAAACAGCTAGTTATtcatataatagatttttttttaaatcgatgatAAGTTAATCATCAaacagataatttttaaataggcTTCTGGCTGAGCTTATAGCGAAAAGCGAGAACCTTAAAATGAGAGCAAAGTCCCACTATTACAtactatactataaaacaaCTTCTATTTCAAAtaggcttaaaaaatatttaattaaacaaattatcttatttagtcgtacataataaacataacataatcagcctgtaaatttcccactgctgggctaaggcctcctctcccgttgaggagaaggtatggagcatattccaccacgctgctccaatgcgggttggtggaatacacatgtggcagaatttcgttgaaattagacacatgcaggtttcctcactatgttttccttcaccgccgagcacgagatgaattataaacacaaattaagcacatgaaaattcagtggtgcctgcctgggtttgaacccgaaatcatcggttaagatgcacgcgttctaaccactgggccatctcagctcagtCGTAATACAGGTTAATTGTTATCAAATAAATCGTCAGTACTAAGATTAAGttggttaataatttttaaatgaatagttcGGAATTGCATCGTTTAACCCCTTTTTGTCCGTAAGTAATTGACCCGCTAGCGTTTATGTATGTAACAATATATCCGATAAAGTTATAtagaatgttataaattaataaaatgaaaaataaatgtccCGTGGCAAAGTTaatgaatgtatttaattttgtttttttttttggaatggaTGCATAACATTTTGTGGCATATACACATCGCTCTTATATAAGCTTGTATAGTTCTAtgaattattatagtaataatagttTTACCGGTGGTCAAGCCTCTGATTGCCTTCTTTGGGCCTACCTCAGAGGACTGAGCAACGAAGAGTGCCGTACCTTCTATAACAGCGTGTGGTAATCCACTGTGTGTGCTCGCTTCTACAACCATACTGATCAATCCGCCTGTCACGTACGTGttacagatataatattataacagatttacataagcaatattttatgttaaggtCATTAAGATATTCTGTCGTCTATCACTATAACTGCTAGATCATCATGATCAGTCCGTGATCGACCATTGATGCGTATATGTTTATTGGAACGACACTGAGTCCAATCTTTGGCGTTATATATTCCCTTACCAAAAAAAAGGCATTTAGGCTCTTTCTTAAATTACATACATGCGTAAGAACTTCTCAAGAATGAATACAGCCAATAAAGTATGTCATGTATCTTAAATTACAGGGTGACAGCGGTGGTCCTTTGTCCATTATAGACAAAGATGGTGAGCCCACTATGATAGGTTTAGTCCAATTCACCAGCTACTGGCCTACAGGTAATTATGTCTCCAATTATTTCTTGATACATGATAAATTTCTTCGAGGGAAAATACCTAGAGTTAAAAAGGTATTTAATGGATGTCTGAAAACTTAAAACATTCCCTTAAAAGAAATAAGCACTAAACGAATCTTGAAGGTTGGTTAGACACCAATTCAACTAATTTATTATCAGCGAACGGTGATGATtgagtttgaaataataaagacTCCAATTAAGTTACTGCCTCTTGCCATATCTAAAGCACCGataatttttcaaacatttttgtcTGTTAATACtgagttttatataaatcaaagtgTGAAAATCTTTaactataaatttcaataaataataaaaaaccattTCGATAAtactaaaaactttatttcaaacaataagCATTTCTTAGAACTGTACCATAAATGTGGATTATATTCATTGTTTACTTTCACAGCGTACGTTCGTCCCGGACACTTCCAGGATTGGCTTATGGAAGTTACCGGAATCAACTTTGACTGGACTTATGCCGATATCGAAGACAAATCAAacactttgtatataataaattaaataaataaacatcgacTAACATGtatttgatacgtgtatctaaCACTTTTATGGAATtggtattatgaaaataaataattgtataaatattatacttttgtgTTTGAATTCCGACCACCATTAATTATGTAAACTTCATCACCATTAAACCATACGTAAATAATACGTATGTAAGACATTGTAAATTAAAGTTTGGGAACGAAATATCAGGAACgataatatttatgaacttgCGTGTACCAGTATCCGAAATTTCACATAAGCATTTACTAAAACACTACGTACGGCTTTTATTTTGGAATACaaagaaaacatatttgaaaaaatagactgtagaaatctatactaatattgttaatgAGAAAGTAACTTCATCACGGCTAAGCCAATCAATGACCCGATCATAATAAAGTTAGACAATGAATTAGACATTTGGAATATTTATTAGACAGGATTTATACGAAAACAATTTGACGTAgacttcattaattaatataacagattatttttagattttaaagtaaaaatataatcatcaaCTCGAACagctaatttttaattcataggcCCAGATCGGAGGCTGCGAAGAGAATCCACGGATCTCTGCTTCTGGCTGTATTTCAAATGGATTTTGAATCACTTGTAGCAAAAAGCGGACCTTGAAATGAGATTAAAGCTATTATTTTCTTGAAAATAACATCTACTTTGAATGgggttcaaaataaaaaatagaattaaacataaaataagttatgtaGTCGTAATTCTGTTAATTACTATCAAACAATTTATCACTTATAGGATCAATTCTGAATCAGAATATAAATGATTCTGCTGGCATCTAGCAATTTATTTGAACCTTCAAGTGAATAAGTATAGGGCGTAGTTTAGCCTGATTGGTAGTATCAAATAGGttgatatttatcaaatacCTTTTCAAAATCGTCTTTCTCAGCATCGACAATAGCTTCGTGGAGAAGCCAGTTTCTGGGAACATATGCTGGGTTCATACTAATCATACGTCTTTTTCGCTCGTCTTCGAAGAGACCGGTAGAATTAGCATTACTCGTGTCCACTAAAATCATCGATAGATGTGTACTACGCACTAAATATGGCGTTCCAAATAATTACTCTGTTCGACTGAACAGAACTTCAGACTGTCACCTGACATTTGTGTGGATTTGCCATTCAATCAGTGAGAGCGGCGTAAATACGGTGCGGCGATAAATCCTTATTATTCGAAAATCCGAATCAAAGTATGAACTtggacttaaataaaaaatcactagtcaagtaattaaaattacttgttgAAAATTGAATaccaagatatattaaaataaaatgataatactacaatagataaaatatttatttttctaaagacGCAATCCCACATTCTGAGCAATCAGTCTATAGGGACGATATATTCATAAAGTTTTAAGTTGAAAGAAAAGCGTAAGCGCCGTGAAATTCTCAGAGCTAACAGCGTTTTAGcctcgaaaaaaatataatccataAGTGatctatatgttttaataatttgaccCCTGCAGCGAACTAAAGTCGTAACTTAAGAGTTACGACAACGAACGAAAATTGAACGAAATATTGGTAAGCCAATATTTGAACAAATTGTTCACAATTGTTCTTATCTATCGTAGAATATATGTACTTCAATGTCTAAAAGACTTCTGTTACGGCTTACCGTACAAATCAAGATGGGAGTCTTGCTCATCTATCTTGGCTCTATACAATAAGGTTAAGGCGTAGAATATggttaaacaataatttcctcGTAAGCCAACATAACAACGCCAAGTGACACGACGTTGGTAAAATGTTGGGTCTATCGGTAGcaaatcatcattatcatcaatgGATGCAATCGCTGCAGTCGACTCCTGCTACTACGAAGGTTCACATTATGTAGAAGACCTTTTGGGTTGCTTATTTCTATACAGGAAGAAGACTGTTTGTTTTGAAGAACAAAAACTCTCATACGCGCAAAGACTTACCCGCCTCTTTATCCAAACGACTGCGATATTGGTCGACCCAGCAGCCCCAACAGGAATGCGAGGCTAAACGTTTGATCGACCACTTCTCCGCTAATTTCAATTCGCTACTCAATTCGTGAGGTTGCAGCTGCAAACAAAATCTAAAGTGACATTCACAATACTTCATAGtaacatttactaaaatattatttttattactaatttctcTTCGAAATCGGTCTAATATTAATCTGATATTAGAAAttcttacaaattattaatactagCATAGTACTATACTATTATAAAGTATCGTATGTTACCTGTTTCCAAACCACTTTTATATGCATATAGCAACATAGATACCTGTTTGGTGTGTGCGTATTGTGAGGCGTTTTAGGTTTCCTCAAATATGCTGTAGTATAATAAAGCACATGGAAGATATATTAtgctgaatttaaaattatttttttacttcagcTAATTGTCTAAATGTGACAGTGAAGTCGGCACCAGTCTGTTGCATCATGTCGAGTAACTTCTCTACCAACTCCTCATCGCCCCACCGCTC
Encoded proteins:
- the LOC135193904 gene encoding collagenase-like — encoded protein: MLKYVWGLLILGLVQANPVHKDGPVGFMEDIKRSTSRVSGGWPAQEGQFPYQVSIRMVNIEGVVSSCGGSILNNEWIITSAHCLALRPSYIVRLGTTDLHRPAYMLEHSIRDAILHPDFDLSNANRVQPPDIAVLKLSISIPYGPTIQPIRLQSSEQKDYNYEDQVVIVSGFGYHDDSWNGGKISDHLLWTKLRALSNEECSTYFNNVFPSTVCARHYNHTNQSACHGDSGGPLTVVDKDGEPTMIGIVHYASWRGCTSEWPTAYVRPGHFQDWLMEVTGINFDWTYADIEDKSNTLYIIN